A region from the Hippopotamus amphibius kiboko isolate mHipAmp2 chromosome 15, mHipAmp2.hap2, whole genome shotgun sequence genome encodes:
- the LOC130836947 gene encoding olfactory receptor 7G2-like, translated as MESRNQTDVSEFFLLGLTDNPGLQPLLLCLFLAMYLITFLGNLLIILAVLSDSHLHTPMYFFVSNLSLTDICMSTTTIPKMLVNIQAQNQSITYAGCLIQIYLVLVFECFENFLLAAMACDRYVAICHPLRYLIIMNPQLCVLLILLSLCISAVVGLLHSLMVLRLSFCEDLEIPHFFCELAQVIKLACSVTLINNILIYCVASLLGGIPLSGIIFSYTQIVSSVLRMPSAGAKFKAFSTCVSHLLVVLLFYGTGFGVYISSIVTDSSRKIAVASVMYIVVPQMMNPFIYGLRNRDMKGTLRKLFSGIPSFV; from the coding sequence ATGGAATCCAGAAACCAAACAGatgtttcagaattttttctcCTGGGACTGACAGATAATCCAGGACTacagcccctcctcctctgcctatTCCTGGCCATGTACCTGATCACATTCCTGGGAAACCTGCTCATCATTTTGGCTGTCCTCTCTGACTCCCATCTCCACACACCAATGTACTTCTTCGTCTCCAACCTGTCCCTTACTGACATCTGTATGagcaccaccaccatcccaaagatgctggtAAACATCCAAGCACAGAATCAGAGCATCACGTATGCAGGCTGTCTCATCCAGATCTACTTAGTCCTGGTTTTtgaatgttttgaaaattttctccttGCGGCAATGGCCtgtgaccgctatgtggccatatGCCACCCCTTGAGGTACTTGATTATCATGAACCCCCAACTCTGTGTTCTGCTGATTCTACTTTCACTGTGCATCAGCGCTGTAGTTGGCCTACTACACAGTCTGATGGTATTGCGATTGTCCTTCTGCGAGGACCTGGAAATCCCTCACTTCTTCTGTGAACTTGCTCAGGTCATCAAGCTTGCATGTTCTGTTACCCTCATCAATAACATCCTGATATATTGCGTGGCTAGCTTGTTAGGTGGTATTCCTCTGTCTGGGATCATTTTCTCTTATACTCAAATTGTCTCTTCTGTTTTAAGAATGCCATCAGCAGGGGCAAAATTTAAAGCTTTTTCCACCTGTGTGTCTCACCTGTTAGTTGTTTTGTTGTTCTATGGGACAGGTTTTGGAGTGTATATTAGTTCTATAGTTACTGACTCATCCAGGAAGATTGCAGTGGCTTCAGTTATGTACATTGTGGTTCCTCAAATGATGAACCCTTTTATCTATGGCCTGAGAAATAGAGATATGAAGGGAACCTTGAGAAAACTCTTCAGTGGGATACCTTCTTTTGTGTGA
- the LOC130836965 gene encoding olfactory receptor 7G2-like, which translates to MEPRNQTDVSEFLLLGLTDDPELQPFLFCLFLAMYLITVLGNLLIILAVSWDSHLYVPMYFFLSNLSFTDICISTTTIPKMLVNIQAQIQHITYIGCLTQVGFVIGFGGFEDFLLAAMAYDRYVAICHPLRYTVIMNPRLCVLLILLSLFISTVVSLLLSLMVLRLSFCQDLEIPHFFCELAQVIKLACSDTLINNILIYSVIGLFGGIPLLGIIFSYTQIVSSVLRMPSEGAKLKAFSTCGSHLSVVSLFYGTVFGVNVSSAVTDSPRKTAVASIMYIVLPQMMNPFIYSLRNKDMKKALRKLVSRIHSFL; encoded by the coding sequence ATGGAACCCAGAAATCAAACAGATGTTTCAGAATTCCTTCTCCTGGGATTGACAGATGATCCAGAACTGCAGCCCTTCTTATTCTGCCTGTTCCTGGCTATGTACCTGATCACTGTCCTaggaaacctgctcatcatcctggctgttAGCTGGGACTCCCATCTCTATGTCccaatgtacttcttcctctccaacctgtcctttaCTGACATCTGTATAAGCACaaccaccatcccaaagatgctggtAAACATCCAAGCACAGATACAGCACATCACTTACATAGGTTGCCTAACTCAGGTTGGCTTCGTGATAGGTTTTGGTGGTtttgaagattttctccttgcAGCAATGGCTtatgatcgctatgtggccatTTGTCACCCCTTGAGGTACACGGTTATCATGAACCCCCGACTCTGTGTTCTGCTGATTCTACTCTCACTTTTCATCAGCACTGTGGTTTCCCTGCTCCTTAGTCTGATGGTGTTGAGATTGTCCTTCTGCCAAGACCTGGAAATCCCTCACTTCTTCTGTGAACTTGCTCAGGTCATCAAGCTGGCCTGTTCTGATACCCTCATCAATAACATTCTGATATATTCTGTAATTGGCCTGTTTGGTGGTATTCCCCTCCTTGGGATCATTTTCTCTTATACTCAAATTGTCTCCTCTGTTTTGAGAATGCCATCAGAAGGGGCAAAGCTTAAAGCTTTTTCCACCTGTGGGTCTCATCTCTCAGTTGTGTCCTTATTCTATGGGACAGTTTTTGGAGTGAATGTTAGTTCAGCAGTGACTGACTCTCCCAGGAAGACCGCAGTGGCTTCAATTATGTACATTGTGCTTCCTCAAATGATGAACCCTTTTATCTACAGCCTGAGAAACAAAGACATGAAGAAAGCCTTAAGGAAACTTGTTAGTAGGATACACTCTTTCCTGTGA